A genomic window from Montipora foliosa isolate CH-2021 unplaced genomic scaffold, ASM3666993v2 scaffold_410, whole genome shotgun sequence includes:
- the LOC137988162 gene encoding zinc finger MYM-type protein 4-like: MTNGQLDANLRRFYAEARKKDGETYGKKTLLGFRHGIERYLNQPKFSRNLKMSTDPRFTRSNQMLDAQLVQLKKLGKENSQHKPTLEDEDMEKLKSSDALSLSNPLSLLRNVWFHIVLYFCRRGRKGQRELQKSSFKLDVDASERNYVTIAHDEVSKNHPGGLKDTSSTEKYARMYETEIPNDGYKAVKLYLSKLNPKSSAFFQYPSRNWSPSDPVWYDNKPLGINKLDNMMKEISQAAQLSRVYTNHSVRATAITLWSNAGVPNRHIMAISGHRNEQSLAHYNTRPSTAQLLYCSKVLSSHIQGSTALVSVEQSTHTAARSATVAENQQLRPMSCNFDSIFSNCSIQNVQVVVSPASPSK, encoded by the coding sequence ATGACGAACGGTCAACTCGATGCAAATCTCCGGAGATTTTATGCAGAGGCCAGGAAAAAGGATGGCGAGACCTATGGCAAAAAGACGCTTCTTGGTTTCCGCCACGGCATCGAAAGATACCTGAATCAGCCAAAGTTCTCCAGAAATCTAAAGATGTCAACAGATCCGAGATTTACCAGATCAAATCAGATGCTGGACGCACAACTTGTTCAACTGAAGAAACTCGGCAAAGAAAACAGCCAGCACAAGCCTACGCTGGAAGATGAAGACATGGAGAAGCTGAAATCATCGGATGCACTGTCTCTCAGCAATCCTCTGTCCCTCCTAAGAAACGTCTGGTTTCATATTGTTTTGTACTTCTGCAGACGAGGCCGCAAAGGGCAACGAGAGCTGCAGAAATCCAGCTTCAAACTGGATGTCGATGCGAGCGAGAGAAATTACGTGACCATAGCGCACGATGAAGTGTCTAAAAACCATCCCGGTGGCCTGAAAGATACCAGCAGCACGGAAAAATATGCACGAATGTATGAAACGGAAATTCCCAACGATGGCTACAAAGCTGTGAAGCTCTATCTTTCCAAACTCAACCCCAAAAGTTCTGCATTTTTCCAGTATCCTAGCCGAAACTGGTCGCCTTCCGATCCCGTTTGGTACGACAACAAGCCGCTCGGCATCAATAAACTTGACAACATGATGAAGGAAATTAGTCAAGCAGCTCAGCTGTCGAGAGTTTATACCAACCACTCTGTCCGTGCCACAGCAATCACCCTCTGGTCGAATGCTGGAGTCCCTAACCGCCATATCATGGCGATATCTGGCCATAGGAATGAGCAGAGCTTGGCTCACTACAACACTCGCCCTTCAACAGCTCAGCTTCTTTACTGCAGCAAAGTCCTTTCCAGCCATATTCAAGGGTCCACAGCATTAGTTTCGGTTGAGCAATCAACCCACACCGCTGCTAGGTCTGCTACAGTCGcagaaaaccagcaattgaggCCAATGTCGTGCAATTTCGACTCCATTTTCAGCAACTGCTCGATTCAGAATGTGCAAGTCGTGGTCTCCCCGGCGAGCCCTTCAAAATGA